Proteins encoded together in one Oncorhynchus masou masou isolate Uvic2021 chromosome 3, UVic_Omas_1.1, whole genome shotgun sequence window:
- the LOC135508228 gene encoding uncharacterized protein LOC135508228: MARTGRLMFSLISTGIIVVLLPEFLGAGPVRQNVKKEASAVSSDVRIKRSLTVPIPVLKRLPDFWGWYKFFMDTGNQEGIEHLDKMYLTYLQNKHRSEEGPTFTHYLTHLSAIYKTCADSDDPECIAESTSKPKAKVVMPVPVKTATVKVCNPYIDPYCPFPMIPKIAAPATVKAATVPVLTPLPPHPQKTPTGFYYYAPVLEPFLTAEQKMELLRICNPDDTECLQYHLRAAYGYRPAPGPAPSYAALACDPTEDPYCRPKLVKKDPSSFYHMYPTCDPATDPLCMARMAAPSPAAKEAPKEQQCNPLFDKGCNPLTATKFAGLAKPVLENTPKDKPAPGPLACDPRYDPFCLLGATAAPRKAPPMLPQYRIHSRLGVLGKTKEGHDCYVHYDKGCTPLEASDEPNAPVAPQCHPYDFTCNGMSAPSPLTAEADKPKSGVILPDPDCDPEYDYSCRLRRAEDASAAAEPAAKEPKDEPVQFEDFLRSYMAMDQYRKK; this comes from the exons ATGGCGCGGACAGGAAGGCTAATGTTTTCCCTCATATCCACCGGAATTATTGTAGTGTTATTGCCAG AGTTTCTGGGGGCCGGCCCGGTGAGGCAGAATGTGAAGAAGGAGG CATCTGCAGTATCCAGTGATGTCCGCATCAAGAGGAGTCTTACCGTTCCCATTCCTGTCCTCAAGCGTCTTCCTGACTTCTGGGGATGGTACAAGTTCTTCATGGATACTGGTAACCAGGAAGGA ATAGAGCACCTGGACAAGATGTACCTGACCTACCTGCAGAACAAGCACCGTTCCGAGGAGGGTCCCACCTTCACCCATTACCTCACCCACCTCAGTGCTATCTACAAGACTTGCGCCGACTCCGACGACCCAGAGTGCATCGCCGAGTCCACCAGCAAGCCCAAGGCCAAGGTGGTGATGCCCGTGCCTGTCAAGACCGCCACAGTCAAAGTATGTAACCCTTATATCGACCCCTACTGCCCCTTCCCCATGATCCCTAAGATTGCCGCCCCAGCCACAGTCAAGGCCGCCACAGTGCCTGTCCTGACACCCCTCCCGCCGCACCCTCAGAAGACCCCCACAGGGTTCTACTACTATGCCCCAGTCCTGGAGCCCTTCCTCACCGCAGAGCAGAAGATGGAGCTGCTGCGCATCTGCAACCCCGACGACACCGAGTGTCTGCAGTACCACTTGCGTGCCGCCTATGGCTATAGGCCCGCTCCTGGACCCGCCCCGTCCTACGCCGCCCTGGCCTGCGATCCCACCGAGGACCCCTACTGCCGGCCAAAGCTGGTGAAAAAAGACCCCTCCAGCTTTTACCACATGTACCCCACCTGCGACCCGGCCACCGATCCCCTGTGCATGGCTAGAATGGCGGCCCCATCTCCCGCTGCCAAGGAAGCCCCCAAGGAGCAGCAATGCAACCCCCTCTTCGACAAGGGCTGCAACCCCCTCACTGCCACCAAGTTTGCCGGCCTCGCCAAGCCCGTCCTGGAGAACACACCCAAAGACAAGCCGGCGCCCGGCCCTCTGGCGTGTGACCCGCGCTATGACCCATTCTGCCTGCTAGGTGCCACCGCTGCCCCCCGTAAGGCTCCCCCCATGCTACCCCAGTACCGGATCCACTCCCGCCTGGGCGTCCTTGGGAAGACCAAGGAGGGCCATGACTGCTACGTGCACTACGATAAGGGCTGCACGCCCTTGGAGGCCAGTGATGAACCCAACGCCCCCGTCGCACCCCAATGCCACCCCTATGACTTTACCTGCAATGGAATGTctgccccttctcccctcaccgcTGAGGCCGACAAGCCCAAGAGTGGCGTGATCCTGCCCGATCCTGACTGTGACCCCGAGTACGACTACAGCTGCCGCCTGCGTCGTGCTGAGGATGCCTCCGCCGCAGCGGAACCAGCGGCCAAGGAGCCCAAGGATGAGCCCGTACAGTTTGAAGACTTCCTCAGAAGTTACATGGCCATGGATCAGTACAGGAAGAagtaa
- the LOC135507284 gene encoding apolipoprotein D-like translates to MIELEACVATQSWYLGKGYEIQKFPAIFQKGECSTATYSLKSPGVVGVLNRELLSNNTVNAITGYAKVKDPSEPAKLEVTFFEDSSPGPYWVLSTDYEGHSVVYSCTEYLGAFHVDFAWILSREPTLSKEKLGELYNVFTSNGINIDVMTITDQSQELCVDMLLWA, encoded by the exons atgattgagttggaggcgtgtgtggccacgcagtcgtgg TATCTGGGCAAGGGGTATGAGATCCAGAAGTTCCCTGCCATCTTCCAGAAGGGCGAGTGCAGCACTGCCACCTACTCCTTGAAGAGCCCCGGAGTAGTTGGTGTGCTCAACAGGGAGCTGCT GTCTAACAACACTGTCAATGCTATTACTGGCTATGCTAAGGTCAAGGACCCCTCTGAGCCCGCCAAGCTGGAAGTCACCTTCTTCGAGG ACTCTTCCCCTGGCCCCTACTGGGTGTTATCCACTGACTACGAGGGCCACTCTGTGGTCTACAGCTGCACTGAATACCTGGGTGCCTTCCACGTGGACTTTGCCTGGATCCTGAGCAGAGAGCCAACCCTCTCTAAGGAGAAACTTGGGGAGCTCTACAACGTGTTCACCTCCAACGGCATCAACATCGACGTGATGACCATCACCGACCAGAGCCAAGAGCTGTGCGTTGACATGCTTCTGTGGGCCTAA